In one Sulfitobacter sp. LCG007 genomic region, the following are encoded:
- the nagZ gene encoding beta-N-acetylhexosaminidase, with the protein MTPAAGAGKPFGATILDAEGLRLTADEKAFFREADPFGFIIFGRNVDSPDQLRALCDEMRDAVGRNAPITVDQEGGRVQRLRAPHWTDWTPPLDFAAAAGARAAEAFYLRYRIIAHELHSVGIDSNCAPMLDLASHETHAFLRNRCYGSDPETVARLGRAAAEGLLAGGVLPVAKHMPGHGRSTLDSHHDLPHVKTPKDALADSDFAPFRALADLPMAMTAHLVFEDIDDVPATQSATVMRLIREEIGFDNLVMSDDLSMNALSGSYFERTRRALEAGCDVALMCNRSLAERAETADAAGRMSAPAQARAERALAARRNPDDIDIADARAQLETLLSGRDNV; encoded by the coding sequence ATGACGCCAGCCGCGGGCGCGGGCAAACCCTTCGGCGCCACGATACTGGACGCGGAAGGCCTGCGGCTGACGGCGGATGAGAAGGCGTTCTTCCGTGAAGCCGATCCTTTCGGCTTCATCATCTTCGGCCGCAACGTCGACAGCCCCGACCAGCTGCGCGCGCTTTGCGACGAGATGCGCGACGCCGTCGGGCGCAATGCCCCGATCACCGTCGATCAGGAGGGGGGACGTGTGCAGCGGCTGCGCGCGCCGCACTGGACGGACTGGACCCCGCCGCTCGATTTCGCCGCTGCCGCGGGCGCGCGCGCGGCCGAGGCGTTTTACCTGCGCTACCGCATCATCGCCCATGAGCTGCACTCGGTCGGGATCGACAGCAATTGCGCGCCCATGCTCGACCTCGCTTCGCACGAAACCCACGCCTTCCTGCGCAACCGCTGCTACGGCTCGGATCCAGAGACCGTCGCGCGGCTGGGACGTGCGGCGGCCGAGGGCCTGCTTGCCGGCGGCGTGTTGCCGGTGGCCAAGCACATGCCGGGGCACGGGCGGTCCACGCTCGACAGCCACCATGACCTGCCGCACGTGAAGACACCGAAGGACGCGCTTGCCGACAGCGACTTCGCACCCTTCCGCGCCCTTGCGGACCTGCCGATGGCCATGACCGCGCATCTGGTCTTCGAGGACATCGACGATGTCCCCGCGACGCAATCGGCGACCGTGATGCGCCTGATCCGCGAGGAGATCGGCTTTGACAACCTTGTCATGTCCGACGATCTGTCCATGAACGCGCTGAGCGGCAGCTACTTCGAGCGCACCCGCCGGGCGCTCGAGGCGGGCTGCGACGTGGCGCTCATGTGCAACCGCAGCCTCGCCGAACGTGCCGAGACCGCCGACGCGGCGGGAAGGATGAGCGCGCCCGCGCAGGCCCGGGCCGAGCGCGCGCTCGCGGCCCGCCGGAATCCCGACGATATTGACATTGCCGACGCCCGTGCGCAGCTTGAGACGCTGTTGAGCGGACGGGACAATGTCTGA
- a CDS encoding ScpA family protein yields MSEDTFEEDSISVSERLAAEALIVDVDGFEGPLDLLLTLSRTQKVDLRRISVLALAQQYLSFVEKAKSLRIELAADYLVMAAWLAFLKSRLLLPPDPAEEGPSGEELAAHLAFQLERLQAMRDMAARLMARDRLGRDFFARGQTQDMTSLRKITWTASLLDLMQGYARIRTRDEFRPFVMDREHVYTMEQALERMRGLIGFAGDWTDIASYLPEGWESDPLRRRSATAATFAASLELVKEGHLEIRQGETFAPIHIRRKDPKT; encoded by the coding sequence ATGTCTGAAGACACATTCGAAGAAGACAGCATCTCGGTCTCGGAGCGCCTTGCCGCAGAGGCGCTCATCGTCGATGTGGATGGCTTCGAAGGCCCGCTTGACCTGCTGCTGACGCTCAGCCGCACACAGAAGGTCGATCTGCGCCGTATTTCGGTTCTCGCGCTGGCCCAACAGTACCTGTCCTTCGTGGAGAAGGCCAAGTCGTTGCGCATCGAGCTGGCGGCGGATTACCTCGTGATGGCCGCATGGCTCGCCTTCCTGAAGTCGCGGCTTCTGCTGCCGCCCGACCCGGCGGAGGAAGGTCCGAGCGGTGAGGAACTGGCCGCCCATCTCGCCTTCCAGCTCGAACGGCTTCAGGCGATGCGCGACATGGCGGCACGGTTGATGGCGCGGGACCGGCTGGGCCGCGATTTCTTCGCCCGGGGCCAGACCCAGGACATGACCAGCCTTCGCAAGATCACCTGGACGGCCTCGTTGCTCGACCTGATGCAGGGCTATGCGCGGATCCGCACCCGGGACGAATTCCGCCCCTTCGTGATGGACCGCGAGCATGTCTACACCATGGAGCAGGCGCTCGAGCGGATGCGCGGACTGATCGGCTTTGCCGGCGACTGGACCGATATCGCGAGCTATCTGCCGGAGGGGTGGGAAAGTGACCCGCTGCGCCGCCGCTCGGCCACCGCCGCGACCTTCGCCGCCTCGCTGGAGCTGGTCAAGGAAGGCCATCTCGAGATCCGCCAGGGCGAGACCTTCGCGCCGATCCACATCCGCAGGAAGGACCCGAAGACGTGA
- the scpB gene encoding SMC-Scp complex subunit ScpB — protein sequence MAEQERMVEAILFATAEPVSVAELAARMPHGCDPAEALVHLRKRYEGRGVSLMKVGDAWAMRTAADLGFLMQRETVETRKLSRAAIETLAIVAYHQPVTRAEIEEIRGVSVSRGTVDQLLEMEWIRFGRRKMTPGRPVTFVVTQTFLDHFGLESARDLPGLKELRAAGLLENRPPPGSLSLRPDDDEEDESPEGQSELFED from the coding sequence ATGGCCGAGCAGGAGCGCATGGTGGAGGCCATCCTGTTTGCCACGGCCGAGCCGGTGAGCGTTGCAGAGCTTGCCGCGCGGATGCCCCATGGCTGCGACCCGGCCGAGGCGCTGGTGCATCTGCGCAAGCGCTACGAGGGCAGGGGCGTCAGCCTGATGAAGGTGGGCGACGCCTGGGCGATGCGCACGGCGGCAGATCTGGGCTTCCTGATGCAGCGCGAGACGGTCGAGACCCGCAAGCTGAGCCGCGCGGCGATCGAGACACTGGCGATCGTGGCCTACCACCAGCCGGTGACGCGCGCCGAGATCGAGGAAATCCGCGGCGTCTCGGTCTCGCGCGGGACGGTGGACCAGCTGCTCGAGATGGAATGGATCCGCTTCGGGCGCCGCAAGATGACGCCGGGCCGCCCCGTGACCTTCGTGGTCACGCAGACCTTCCTCGACCACTTCGGCCTGGAAAGCGCGCGCGACCTGCCCGGACTGAAGGAACTGCGCGCCGCGGGACTGCTGGAGAACCGACCGCCCCCGGGAAGTCTTTCCCTGCGGCCGGACGACGATGAAGAAGACGAAAGCCCCGAGGGCCAGAGCGAGCTGTTCGAGGACTGA
- a CDS encoding DUF305 domain-containing protein yields MKFHPPKEVEAMKLATPLAAGLHALFALAVPAVLEAQTPFALPERCGVATEVQESAAGASSGQSADTATGDHAMHGADGAMPDHVRQNMEKMVVTMHAMHEGMMQEDPDIAFACGMIAHHQAAIDMAGVLLEHGRDAQMRTLAANIIATQAGEIDQMTRWLETVPD; encoded by the coding sequence ATGAAATTCCATCCGCCCAAGGAGGTCGAAGCCATGAAGCTCGCCACGCCACTCGCCGCCGGTCTCCACGCCCTGTTCGCGCTCGCCGTCCCCGCCGTCCTTGAAGCCCAGACGCCTTTCGCGCTGCCCGAAAGATGCGGCGTGGCGACAGAGGTGCAGGAATCCGCGGCGGGTGCCTCATCCGGGCAGTCAGCCGACACCGCCACCGGCGACCATGCGATGCATGGCGCGGACGGCGCGATGCCCGATCATGTGCGGCAGAACATGGAAAAGATGGTCGTGACCATGCATGCAATGCATGAAGGCATGATGCAGGAGGATCCCGACATCGCCTTCGCCTGCGGGATGATCGCCCATCATCAGGCCGCGATCGACATGGCCGGGGTTCTGCTCGAACACGGTCGCGACGCGCAGATGCGGACCCTCGCCGCGAATATCATCGCGACACAGGCGGGCGAGATCGACCAGATGACCCGGTGGCTCGAGACGGTTCCCGACTGA
- a CDS encoding 2'-deoxycytidine 5'-triphosphate deaminase has protein sequence MSGVLPNQAIAAMIAEGAIRAQPDVIPAQIQPASLDLRLGSTAYRVRASFLAGSGRTVAERLDEFGMHAIDLTNGAVLEKGCVYVVPLAEALNLPRDVQAVANAKSSTGRLDLLTRTITDGGTEFDRIVPGYQGPLYAEICPRSFSVLVRPGMRLNQIRFRRGQAVLDDGELAALHAQSPLVDREAVIGDGLGFSVDLRLARTTLVGYRAKPHTGVIDLDQIGRYAPRDFWEEVHSDTGQIILDPGAFYILVSRESVTIPPEYAAEMAPYLAMVGEFRVHYAGFFDPGFGHAAAGGAGSRGVLEVRCHEAPFVLEHGQVVGRLVYERMAEVPTQLYGAGIASNYQGQGLKLSKHFAAA, from the coding sequence ATGAGCGGCGTTCTTCCCAACCAGGCAATCGCGGCGATGATCGCGGAGGGCGCGATCCGGGCCCAACCCGACGTCATCCCGGCCCAGATCCAGCCCGCCAGCCTTGACCTGCGTCTGGGCAGCACCGCCTACCGCGTCCGCGCGTCGTTTCTCGCCGGAAGCGGCAGGACCGTCGCCGAGCGCCTTGACGAATTCGGCATGCATGCGATCGACCTGACAAACGGCGCCGTTCTCGAGAAGGGCTGCGTCTACGTCGTGCCTCTGGCCGAAGCTCTGAACCTGCCCCGCGACGTTCAGGCAGTGGCCAATGCGAAAAGCTCGACGGGCCGGCTCGACCTTCTCACCCGGACGATCACCGATGGGGGCACCGAATTCGACCGCATCGTACCGGGCTACCAGGGCCCGCTTTACGCCGAGATCTGCCCGCGCTCGTTCTCGGTGCTCGTGCGCCCCGGCATGCGGCTGAACCAGATCCGGTTCCGGCGCGGTCAGGCGGTGCTCGACGACGGGGAACTGGCGGCGCTGCATGCGCAATCACCGCTGGTAGACCGCGAGGCTGTGATCGGAGATGGTCTGGGCTTTTCGGTGGATCTGCGCCTTGCCCGGACCACGCTGGTGGGCTACCGGGCGAAACCGCACACCGGCGTTATCGACCTCGACCAGATCGGGCGATATGCGCCGCGCGACTTCTGGGAAGAGGTCCACAGTGACACCGGACAGATCATCCTCGATCCCGGCGCCTTCTACATTCTCGTGAGCCGCGAGTCGGTGACGATTCCCCCCGAATACGCCGCCGAGATGGCCCCCTATCTCGCCATGGTCGGCGAGTTCCGGGTGCATTACGCGGGCTTCTTCGACCCGGGTTTCGGCCATGCGGCGGCGGGCGGCGCGGGATCGCGCGGGGTGCTCGAAGTCCGCTGTCACGAAGCACCTTTCGTGCTCGAGCACGGTCAGGTCGTCGGACGGCTTGTCTATGAACGCATGGCCGAGGTGCCGACCCAGCTTTACGGCGCGGGCATCGCGTCGAACTACCAGGGACAGGGCCTGAAGCTTTCCAAGCATTTCGCCGCCGCCTGA
- a CDS encoding MerR family transcriptional regulator, translated as MAKSPDAFRTISEVADWLGVQAHVLRFWESKFSQVKPVKRAGGRRYYRPSDMLLLGGIRRLLHEDGLTIKGVQKILREHGMSHVADLSQPLDDLTLAVLDGSLSADPEGIAAEASEPAQGVVLSFDDLASARAEAADKSAPADDDDGASLADPAPESDQAQPADAPSETATEPEVEPEAEPEGADALPELGDLPEPPALELDLPTPPEDADTEPEFPELSIPAEDAPDLPDPVRAQEPEQPDPAPQSDGENIFADDPDSDPAAEPVVLPSFRRHRPSVEPSAAEPVPADTEPEAATPDAPQAPREPVPDEPHPVTVPQPDAESPSEAEAISGHTELVPEPEIEPEPAIAAPRPRVVDIGELPVEADIVANASALSALQGARRLTRSQSQALRPLLARLSELNDRIRSGADHGAGDHGA; from the coding sequence ATGGCAAAATCGCCCGACGCGTTCCGAACGATTTCCGAGGTAGCGGACTGGCTTGGCGTTCAGGCGCATGTCCTGCGGTTCTGGGAAAGCAAGTTCTCGCAGGTCAAGCCGGTGAAGCGCGCGGGCGGGCGGCGCTACTACCGCCCCTCCGACATGCTGCTGCTGGGCGGCATCCGGCGGCTGCTCCACGAGGACGGGCTGACGATCAAGGGCGTCCAGAAGATCCTGCGCGAACATGGGATGAGCCATGTCGCCGACCTGTCGCAGCCGCTCGATGACCTGACCCTCGCGGTGCTTGACGGCAGCCTTTCTGCCGATCCTGAGGGGATCGCCGCGGAAGCATCCGAACCGGCTCAGGGTGTGGTCCTGTCCTTCGACGACCTCGCTTCCGCGCGGGCGGAGGCGGCGGACAAGTCCGCGCCCGCCGATGACGATGACGGCGCATCACTGGCGGATCCCGCCCCCGAGAGCGATCAGGCGCAACCGGCGGACGCTCCGTCCGAAACCGCGACGGAACCCGAAGTCGAGCCCGAAGCCGAACCCGAGGGCGCGGACGCGTTGCCGGAACTCGGTGATCTGCCGGAGCCGCCCGCACTGGAACTCGATCTGCCCACACCGCCAGAAGACGCCGACACCGAGCCGGAATTCCCCGAGCTGTCCATTCCCGCCGAGGACGCGCCGGACCTGCCGGATCCCGTCCGGGCGCAGGAACCGGAGCAGCCCGATCCCGCCCCGCAATCCGATGGGGAGAACATCTTTGCCGATGATCCGGACAGCGATCCCGCTGCTGAACCCGTCGTCCTGCCGAGCTTCCGGCGACATCGCCCATCCGTCGAGCCGTCCGCGGCGGAGCCCGTCCCAGCCGACACCGAACCCGAAGCCGCAACGCCCGACGCGCCGCAGGCGCCCCGCGAGCCCGTGCCGGACGAGCCTCATCCAGTCACAGTACCACAGCCCGACGCCGAATCGCCCTCTGAGGCCGAGGCCATTTCCGGCCATACGGAGCTCGTGCCGGAACCTGAGATCGAGCCGGAACCGGCAATTGCCGCCCCCCGTCCGCGGGTGGTCGACATCGGGGAACTGCCCGTCGAAGCAGATATCGTGGCCAATGCGTCGGCCCTGTCCGCCTTGCAGGGTGCGCGCAGATTGACACGTTCGCAGTCACAGGCGCTCCGCCCGCTGCTCGCCCGTCTGTCCGAGCTGAACGACAGAATTCGCAGCGGCGCGGATCACGGCGCTGGCGACCATGGGGCCTGA
- the ihfA gene encoding integration host factor subunit alpha, whose product MAEKTLTRMDLSEAVFREVGLSRNESAQLVESVLEHMSDALVRGEQVKISSFGTFSVRSKSARMGRNPKTGEEVPINPRRVLTFRPSHLMKDRVAEGNKS is encoded by the coding sequence ATGGCTGAAAAGACACTCACCCGGATGGATCTCAGCGAAGCTGTGTTCCGAGAGGTGGGCCTGTCGCGCAACGAAAGCGCGCAGCTGGTCGAGTCGGTTCTCGAACACATGTCGGACGCGCTGGTGCGCGGCGAGCAGGTGAAGATCTCGTCGTTCGGCACGTTTTCGGTGCGCAGCAAGTCCGCCCGGATGGGCCGCAATCCCAAGACCGGCGAAGAGGTTCCCATCAACCCTCGCCGTGTGCTGACCTTCCGACCCTCGCACCTCATGAAGGACCGTGTGGCCGAGGGCAACAAGTCCTGA
- a CDS encoding beta-ketoacyl-ACP synthase III: MTKRAVVIGVGHYLPSRVVPNSEFEATLDTTDEWIRSRSGIERRHFAGEGETTSQMATAAAKNALAMAGIEADGVDAVIVATSTADLTFPSAATMVQAALGMKSGFAFDVQAVCAGFIFALSNANALIVSGQANRVLVIGAETFSRIMDWTDRSTCVLFGDGAGAVILEGREGQGTSADRGILALDLNSDGSHRDLLYVDGGVSTGTTGHLRMQGNQVFRHAVEKLAATAETAMERAGVTAADVDWVVPHQANIRIIQGTAKKMGIPMDHVVVTVQDHGNTSAASIPLALSVAHGKGQIRPGHLIVTEAIGGGLAWGAVVLRW, encoded by the coding sequence ATGACCAAACGTGCCGTCGTCATCGGGGTAGGCCATTACCTGCCGTCCCGCGTCGTCCCGAACAGTGAATTCGAGGCGACACTCGACACGACGGATGAATGGATTCGCAGCCGGTCCGGTATCGAGCGCCGCCATTTCGCCGGCGAGGGCGAGACGACCTCGCAGATGGCCACGGCGGCAGCGAAGAACGCGCTGGCCATGGCCGGGATCGAGGCGGACGGGGTCGATGCGGTGATCGTCGCGACCTCGACGGCGGATCTGACCTTTCCTTCCGCCGCGACGATGGTGCAGGCCGCGCTCGGCATGAAGAGCGGGTTCGCATTCGACGTTCAGGCGGTTTGCGCCGGCTTCATTTTCGCGCTCTCCAACGCCAATGCCCTGATCGTCTCGGGACAGGCCAACAGGGTGTTGGTGATCGGCGCCGAGACCTTCAGCCGCATCATGGACTGGACCGACCGATCTACATGCGTCCTGTTCGGCGACGGCGCGGGCGCGGTGATCCTCGAAGGCCGCGAGGGCCAGGGCACCAGCGCCGACAGGGGTATCCTCGCGCTCGACCTCAATTCCGACGGCAGCCACCGTGACCTGCTTTATGTCGACGGCGGCGTTTCGACGGGCACGACCGGGCACCTACGGATGCAGGGCAACCAGGTCTTCCGCCACGCGGTCGAAAAGCTGGCGGCCACGGCTGAAACGGCGATGGAACGCGCCGGGGTGACTGCCGCCGACGTCGACTGGGTCGTCCCGCACCAGGCCAATATCCGCATCATCCAGGGCACCGCGAAGAAGATGGGTATCCCGATGGATCATGTGGTGGTGACGGTGCAGGACCACGGAAATACCTCGGCGGCGTCGATTCCCCTCGCTCTGTCCGTCGCGCATGGAAAAGGCCAGATCCGGCCCGGCCACCTGATCGTGACCGAAGCCATCGGCGGCGGGCTTGCCTGGGGGGCGGTGGTGCTGCGCTGGTAG
- the plsX gene encoding phosphate acyltransferase PlsX → MTAQIDHTRGTPRRTIISVDAMGGDKGPSAVIAGCDRSAEINPDISFILHGPRAELEALASKRKALSGRCTFRDATGVVKMEDKPSQVVRTGKDTSMWSAIESVRAGEASVAVSCGNTGALMALSMIRLKKLPGVNRPAIAVLYPSSNPQGFNVMLDVGADVRADAEDLLRFALMGMSYARNGLDLDRPRVGLLNVGTEEHKGRPELKEAYDLIRLQHEAAGFDFVGFVEGGDIGGDVCDVIVTDGFTGNVAIKTGEGTANLIGNSLREAFRYSVLSRAASLLAYTSLQRLKRRIDPRRVNGGVFLGLNGTVVKSHGSADPTGVSAAIKLAARLADIQFTDKLAARVAALPAEEAAQ, encoded by the coding sequence ATGACGGCGCAGATCGATCATACTCGTGGCACGCCAAGGCGGACCATCATCTCGGTCGACGCGATGGGCGGTGATAAGGGGCCGTCCGCCGTCATCGCCGGCTGCGACCGGTCAGCCGAGATCAACCCGGATATTTCCTTCATCCTGCACGGACCGCGCGCCGAGCTGGAGGCACTCGCCTCGAAGCGAAAGGCGCTTTCGGGCCGCTGCACCTTCCGCGACGCCACGGGCGTCGTGAAGATGGAGGACAAGCCCAGCCAGGTCGTGCGTACCGGCAAGGACACGTCGATGTGGTCCGCCATCGAATCGGTGCGCGCAGGCGAGGCCTCGGTGGCCGTCTCCTGCGGCAACACGGGTGCGCTCATGGCCCTGTCGATGATCCGGCTCAAGAAGCTGCCCGGCGTCAATCGCCCGGCCATTGCCGTGCTCTACCCGTCCTCCAATCCGCAGGGTTTCAATGTGATGCTCGACGTGGGTGCCGATGTCCGCGCCGATGCCGAGGACCTGCTGCGCTTCGCGCTCATGGGCATGTCCTACGCCCGCAACGGCCTTGACCTCGATCGTCCCCGCGTCGGCCTCCTGAACGTCGGCACCGAGGAACACAAGGGCCGGCCCGAACTGAAGGAAGCCTATGACCTGATTCGCCTCCAGCACGAGGCGGCGGGTTTCGATTTCGTAGGTTTCGTCGAGGGCGGCGATATCGGAGGCGACGTCTGCGACGTCATCGTGACCGACGGTTTCACCGGCAATGTGGCGATCAAGACGGGCGAAGGCACCGCGAACCTGATCGGCAATTCGCTGCGCGAGGCCTTCAGGTATTCCGTCCTCTCCCGCGCCGCGTCGCTGCTTGCCTATACCTCGCTTCAGCGCCTCAAGCGGCGCATAGACCCGCGCCGCGTCAATGGCGGCGTTTTCCTCGGTCTGAACGGTACGGTGGTCAAGTCGCACGGCTCGGCCGATCCCACCGGCGTCTCCGCCGCCATCAAGCTGGCTGCCCGGCTCGCCGATATCCAGTTCACCGACAAGCTCGCCGCCCGCGTCGCGGCACTCCCGGCCGAGGAGGCGGCGCAATGA
- the rpmF gene encoding 50S ribosomal protein L32 — translation MAVQQNKVSKSRRNNRRAHDSLVAANPNECPNCGELKRPHHVCASCGHYDDKEVVALTEEIDLEDDAA, via the coding sequence ATGGCTGTTCAGCAGAACAAGGTTTCCAAGTCGCGCCGCAACAATCGCCGCGCGCATGATTCGCTGGTCGCGGCGAACCCGAACGAATGTCCGAACTGCGGCGAGCTGAAGCGCCCGCATCACGTCTGTGCATCCTGCGGCCATTACGACGACAAGGAAGTCGTTGCGCTGACCGAAGAGATCGATCTGGAAGACGACGCGGCCTGA
- a CDS encoding DUF177 domain-containing protein, whose amino-acid sequence MSAYAPSPTAFRVADLSQTGPNEFSLTPDAAEQKRIADELGILDLRKLAFRGGIRSVGQKDWRLEATLGATVIQPCGVTLEPVTTRIDQPVVRLFQHDYAEPEDLEAEMPEDADAEPLGRWIDPAEVMVEALVLALPLYPRAPGAELGEAVFAEEGVQAMRDEDARPFAGLASLRDRLQGDADKE is encoded by the coding sequence ATGTCAGCTTACGCGCCCTCTCCCACCGCATTTCGTGTCGCCGACCTGTCGCAGACCGGCCCGAACGAATTTTCCCTGACCCCCGATGCCGCTGAGCAGAAGCGGATCGCCGACGAACTCGGCATCCTGGATCTGCGCAAGCTTGCCTTCCGGGGCGGGATTCGCAGCGTGGGCCAGAAGGACTGGCGTCTTGAGGCCACGCTCGGCGCGACCGTGATCCAGCCCTGCGGCGTGACGCTCGAGCCGGTCACGACGCGGATCGATCAGCCGGTTGTCCGACTGTTCCAGCACGACTACGCCGAACCCGAGGATCTCGAGGCCGAAATGCCGGAGGACGCGGACGCCGAACCGCTCGGGCGCTGGATCGACCCCGCCGAAGTGATGGTCGAGGCGCTGGTTCTGGCCCTGCCGCTCTACCCGCGCGCGCCCGGCGCCGAACTGGGCGAGGCGGTCTTCGCCGAGGAGGGCGTGCAGGCCATGCGCGACGAGGACGCGCGTCCCTTCGCCGGTCTGGCGTCGCTCAGGGACCGGTTGCAGGGCGATGCCGACAAGGAGTAG
- a CDS encoding outer membrane protein assembly factor BamE, translating into MTSTESPGPATRRAVPAAAALALLVGLGACQAQYRNHGYIPPESELQRIVVGRDTRASVEETLGSTGAGSVADDRGIYYVRSRMRDYASFAPEVVDREVVAISFDSAGVVSNVERFGIERGRAVPLSRRVTSSPSDNNGFLRQLLGNLGNFSPAGLSSE; encoded by the coding sequence ATGACGAGCACCGAGTCTCCAGGGCCCGCTACGCGCAGGGCAGTGCCCGCGGCTGCGGCCCTCGCGCTGCTGGTGGGACTGGGCGCGTGTCAGGCGCAATACCGCAATCACGGCTACATTCCGCCGGAGTCCGAATTGCAACGCATCGTGGTTGGCAGGGATACGCGCGCCTCGGTCGAAGAGACGCTGGGTTCGACGGGCGCCGGATCGGTCGCGGATGACCGGGGCATCTATTACGTGCGCAGCAGGATGCGGGACTATGCCTCCTTCGCGCCCGAAGTGGTCGACCGCGAGGTGGTCGCGATCAGCTTCGACAGCGCCGGTGTCGTCAGCAACGTCGAGCGCTTCGGCATCGAACGTGGCCGCGCCGTGCCGCTGTCGCGTCGCGTCACCAGTTCCCCCAGCGACAACAACGGCTTCCTCAGGCAGCTGCTCGGCAATCTCGGAAACTTCAGTCCCGCAGGATTGTCTTCGGAGTAG
- a CDS encoding GNAT family N-acetyltransferase, with product MLVEKGRYGARLARDTGDVDRAQALRARRFGTQTDRDCDDLDARCDHVLIEERATGALAGCFRVLYLSRNRIGSSYSARFYGLGRLGDFAGPMLEIGRFCLDPAWRDADILRVAWAAITCLVDRGRVTLLMGCSSFSGTDPKPYRHCFALLRARYLAPSRWQPEIAAPEIHPYARDIADPPDLKLALRQMPPLLRSYIAMGGWVSDHAVIDREMNTLHVFTGVEIAAIPLARRRLLRALA from the coding sequence ATGCTGGTGGAAAAGGGCCGCTACGGCGCGCGTCTGGCCCGGGACACAGGCGATGTCGATCGTGCCCAGGCGCTGCGGGCCCGGCGTTTCGGGACGCAGACGGACCGCGACTGCGACGACCTTGATGCCCGCTGCGATCATGTGCTGATCGAGGAACGCGCGACCGGTGCGCTGGCCGGCTGCTTTCGCGTCCTGTACCTGTCGCGGAACCGAATCGGCTCGAGCTATTCCGCGCGCTTCTACGGATTGGGACGCCTGGGTGATTTCGCCGGTCCGATGCTCGAGATCGGGCGTTTCTGCCTCGATCCCGCCTGGCGCGATGCCGATATCCTGCGGGTCGCCTGGGCCGCGATCACCTGCCTTGTCGATCGAGGCAGGGTCACTCTGCTGATGGGCTGCTCGTCGTTCAGCGGGACCGATCCGAAGCCCTACCGGCACTGCTTCGCGCTTCTGAGGGCGCGCTATCTGGCGCCGTCGCGCTGGCAGCCCGAGATCGCGGCCCCTGAAATTCACCCTTACGCGCGCGATATCGCGGACCCGCCGGACCTGAAGCTCGCCCTGCGGCAGATGCCGCCGCTCTTGCGCAGCTACATCGCCATGGGTGGCTGGGTCAGTGATCACGCGGTCATCGACCGGGAGATGAACACATTGCATGTGTTCACCGGCGTCGAGATCGCCGCCATTCCGCTGGCGCGCAGGCGGCTGCTGCGCGCGCTCGCCTGA